AAACAAACCACAGATAAGAATCAGAATCAGAACCCATCACTTGCTGAATCAATCATGATTGGTTCATCAATTCCCAAATCCATAGCTAACCCAATCAAATAATTTTCATCATAATTAAAAGGGCAAAACCCTAATAACCTAAGCAGATGGGTAGTCCTAAAAAACaattagaaattaaaagatGATGCTTAGGTTGGACCCTTCCCTACAGAGACTGACAACTAACATTATTTAAAAGAGATTTGGGGTGGGCAGAGTAGCAACCATCACCCCATGCCCATGTATCTGGTTGCAACGTACGGCTCACAAAAGTGGGCTGCCTATATTTTAAAAGAAGGGAATGGAAATGTGAAAATATTACccccaataaaataaaattatggagGAATGTGGTGAGTGGTGTCAGTGAGAGAACATGGCATGGCATGGCAAGTTCATTGTTGGAAACTGTGATCTGTTTCTATCTCTTCTCTCCACGTTCATGTAACCAGGACTTGAAGGGTTCAGCTCCATTATCCATTTACTTCTCATCCAATTAGCTGTTTTAGCTACTTGTATGTCGATTGGCCATCTACGCCACAtttataatctttttttttctctggacacattttttttatcaatgcaAAGATTATGCATTTTAACATGGCCCAAATGAACTAGTACAAGTacatttaattaaaagaaacaataaaataaatggtATACAAACTTaatccacaaaataaaatgaagaatatTAAAACTGAAAATATGGTGTCCTAACAACACCATCGCACAAAACACAGTGACCCAATAAACAGTCAGAGAGATAGCAAGAAACTCCTAAAATTCATTGCATGTAAacgaaaaatgaaaaaaaaaaattaaaagcaaatGAGATAGGGATATGCGAAAACCACCATTCCAACTAAAAGAAGGACTACCGGAGGCCAATCAATCTCCACTGAACATAACAAGGCCATCATCAAGCAAGCACCAGAAGAGAAACATTGGCGAATGACTTTTTCCATCTATAATAGTTATAGGGCagtcttaaaaaattaaaacaaactcTAATGTTGGATAAGAATTATCAGTCTTTCCTCCACCAAATATTACCACCAAAATAAATTCTAGACATCATAAGCGAAAAAAAACTATACAAACTTATCGGTACCGATTCTTTTTATCAGAAGGCAAAAAAGGCCGACCGCAATAAAAACCAAGATTGAATGCctactcttttctcttctctttttttttttttttaaattcacttAGGACCTGCTACGtacgaaaaaaaaaatctaatatatttcaaattaaatattcaaaagATATAGGTTGCAAAATAAGAAAATCCTCATGCTTCATCATGCCTCTGCCTTGAATTATACTAGCAAAGTGATGCCGCTTTAGCCTTCCATAGGAGGAAGTTTTATTTCCTTCAATCTCGAAAGTGGGTGTACTCTCCTCCTCTTCTCAGAAAGAGtatgtttataattaataaattttagttatattttttagtaGATTTCATACTAATCGTTGAAAGTTTTGTTAAATTTATATCTTTTCGTGTATTTTATTTTACCTCTAACAAATGCAAAGAGAGGATGGCCATATTGTTCCTAGAGGAGAACAAGTGCTAAGGTAGATAAGCAGTATATCTCATACTAACATTGATCCTAAGCTAATTCTAAGGCTTAGCTGGGAGTTTTATAACCATCTCCTCCTCTTTTTTGTCTCTGTTGTTCATCTGCATATTGtggtggtgtgatttgtttatgGCGGTGGTTCTCTAATATTGAGATTTTTTCATTATTGGTCTATTCGTGCTTTTCTCTGTTTACACATATGCAACAGATTTTGGCCATCGTTATTTTATTTGGATCATCACCTGAATTTAAATTTCTGAGATACTTGGTGATTTAGTAAATAAATGGTTGTCCTTCAACATGTAGTAAGTGGTGCGTACATTTTGTTAACATTTATCTGGacattatttaattcaaattgaaaagaacgattgaattaaattaaattaatttttcatttatttaagtttgatttttaattttaaaatgttttatcatttcaattcgattttaatcataaaaaaataaaaaaaaaaattaaatatagtatattattttttataatataagagattaaattataattaaaattataatatttcaattaaattttaaaatataaaaaataaaaaatttattaaaaagtttaatcgatcaaattaaattgaattaaattaaattagactgattcaattcgattcctatctaaaattaattcaatttaatttttataaatattaaaattttaatttttaattaatttaatttaatttaattttaaatcaaattaaatatttatggtTAGGCTTCCATGAAAATCACcagtttttttcttcttttagggTTTCAACCCTGTGCTTGTTATTGTGAGTTTCCgcctaatatttttatataaagtaaataaaaaaatttaataattaaaaataaaaaaattaataaatttcttaaaataatatatttttaaaattaaaaaattatttcataatataatcattaaataataattttattttaaatttatatataaacaattATTTATCAGAAGCGAAAGCAAGTGATGGGTGGGGCCCTGGGCCtgccaatattttttttaaattatatatatttaggaTAGTTTTTAAGAAACATAATATAGTGATGGACATAACCGCGATAGGCCTGTTattctcttaaaattttattttttaattgtaaaaaaaaattaaatataagtttagttttaataaaataatatatttaacttcccaaattttttataaaaaattaaaaaaattaattttaattattaaatatatatttgagtGAATACTAAATGTTAATATTGCATCTGCCATTGTTAAAAGATATACAAGTAGATGTTTggctaattttttattaaaaaaaaatgtatagtTAAAATTATGGTACATTTTCTGcaaattttttagattaatttaaaaaaaattatataaactaattttattaatttgtctTCAATTTTCCCTTTGATTtgagaataataattttattattaactatgAAAATTTTGTCTTTGGTTATTTTCATATAGagctaaaatatttaattactgtttattatataaaattaattaattttattataaatattatttaagataaattatattataagattgaatttctgaaattttatataaaggACAGAGTATAAGAGGGGTGATGAGATCTGAAAATGCGACATATTTTAGAGCTATAGCCTAGCATGTTTAAAGAGACATAGCCTCACATGCATCTGCAGTACACCCTATCTAACCTATTCCTATTCTTACTTCTTCCCTTTCCCACTTTCTACGTCACATGATTCTCAGTATTACAGCCCCACCTTTTCCATACTCCAATCTCATTATTCATTGGctgcttaattttttttaaaaaataaataaaacattttaatatcttaaaaatatgctaattactttttttaattaattttaactgtcaattattataaaaaaatttataataattcaatcTAAAATAGTTGTTAAATTGTAAAACTGGCAGATTATATGATAAAACAGAATCCCATCAGCAACATCAAGGACTTGGGATTTGAGCAAATTAGGAAAGCTTAGCAGTTACGTTACAAACAGTTGTATGGTAATTGGTGAGTTTATAGAAAGTGGGTATCCATTGGTTAGATTAAGCATCTGATTCATTAAACCTGACCCAATTCAAAGCAATTGATGATGCAGCAGCTTCATTACCAATGACCATTTTTAATAAACCAATTTAATTAGTAGAAGATTTCTGACCAAGATTCACACCATATATATCATCAATTTTCCTTTTACGCCAGGAACAAAGTTAGAGAGACCTAACAACCTCAGGCCAAGTTGCAATCACTGTCGAGCAATTTAAACCTCTTTGTTTACATGATTCATTTTTAGGTTTACAAAATTATGcaaggtttaaatttttttattaaaaaaataattaaaataaatttttactaatttCAATCATAAAGTGAAAGAATTATTTgatgttttaaataaataaaaaaaagtattagATTCCGTGTTTCATGTCTCGTCATATGAAAAATGACTTCAAAATTCTATTCCAACGTAAGAAAATGACAACCCTTACTTCTTCCGCTGTCAAATGAGATATTCACcggttcaatttaaaattaagattttcataaaattttaatttaattaattaatgtttgttttattttttaaatgagaggatttattttgtgttaaattataaaattttcatttaaaaaaaattaaaattttgttatttttttaagtaattcGTTTGAAACGAATGGTATTTTCTAGGTTTCCAATTTGGATGGGTCATTGCTCAATTCTGGGCCATATGggaaaatattatttcaaatttattaatttttaaatgattataatttggttaattaaatagttaattttgatgtacattttattattaaaaaatataaaacaattaaatgtttttcaaaatactttttaaataaaataacagTTTATACTCAATGCATGTTATGAGGGGAAAAAAACAGTTCAAAAGATGCCACGTCTCATGTAACCATAAAATTTCTTAAACATAagaaaaaacttttaaaacGATAGTCTTAACTTTACTCTACTAATATTGgattagttttattttcatgttattttttaaatgtgatatatatttttaattactgAATCCAAGCAAATTATATTAGActtattttcatattatttaattatttatattaattcaaataaatattttaatatattaatttatttggtGTAATATATTATAATGTTTATACTGAATTAATCAATTAAACGATAAAGCGTTTCGTATTTGCTATAAATGACTAAATATTAAACCGGTTGTTAGATAGGCTATTTATTTAAGGACATTTTAGTATGTTTAGGCAGTCCACATGACTTAGCCTATATTCTATTGGATGCTCAATTAGTTATGGAAAGTGATACAGGTTATGTTTTTTGCCGTTCACGAGCTTCCGTTGCTTGGTATGTGATAGATAGCATTTGCTTTCCCACTCCCCAAAATCACCTTGGTAAATAAAAAAACCCATTTCGCTCTCGTGATTCACAATAACGttcctcttctctctctctctctctatgggCTTCTTTAAATCAGCTCTTATGTGTCAGTGAAaggttaaaaaaagaaaaagaaaaagagaaaaaaaaagcctAATGTGCACGTGCAACCCACCTGATCATATCATTCAACCTAAAGCTATAAGTGAAGTTTTGCCATATGGGTGCTCTGAGATGGCTTCGGGACGTTGGTAATCCATTGGACTCAACTTTAACCAATAAGGTTTCTGATGCTCATTCATCAGTGTTTCAGTTCCAGAATATGACAGTTGGTGTCTGTCTTCTTTCAACTTTCAAGCTCCAGTAGCCTTCAACCAATCCCATCTACTGTTTTTGTAACAATGGATGATTGCTAAACATCAAACCTTGCTCTCAAACAGAAACCGACTATTGGACATATTAtccaaaaataacatttaaaacaagcATCTCATCTCTCAAATTAAGTGTATGAATGAGAAGTAGGGTCCAAAATGGTTTCAGAAGTAACAAGAAAGGTCCGACATTTATGCAAGTTACATATACGTTAGAGATGCATAATATGAAGTGGAAAGGGGTAGTTTTGGGAAATAAAATGTGTTGGTCATAGACTGATTTGTTCAAACTTGCGAAATTCAAGAAAACAGGCATCTGACACGTATATACAGCACCCACGGAGGCTCCCTGCGACTGAGAGCTGCAGGTCTGCACCATAAAGTCCTCAAAAAATTCACAATCCCCCATTTGAAGCCCGCTCTGTGTCCAGTACACATTGTGCCATTTCCTAAACGGCCCAAAACTGCATAGAACTGTTTGGCAtttgcaaataaataaataaaataatgggAAATTCTTCCtcccgaaaaaaaaaaattttaattataataaaagggAATCCTCATTTTGCCTTATCCCCTGCCTTTTCCTTCAACTTCGCCAAGCCTTTAAAAGACCAGAAAAGCGGGAGACGTTGATGTAGTCTCAGTGAGAGGGAGAGATGACGACTGGAGAGCGATAGTTCGCCAGAGAGAGCTTTTCCTTATTACTAGATTGAGAGTAAGTTGACGGTGAAGTGTCAAGGATATACTTCAAAACATGACGGAAATGGTGCAAGAACAGAACCTGGAAAAGCAGATAGGGAAGCAAATGGGGTGCATGGCAGGGTTCCTTCAGATCTTTGATCGCCACCATATTCTCACTGGGAAACGCCTATACGCCACCAAGTGCCTCCCTCCCACTAAGGTTCGTTTTGTTATCTATTTCTCTTTTCCTCTGTTCTGAAAATGCAGTAATTGCTAATTATGCTTATATTAATATGCTTGTTGGCTTCTATCAAATTTTCAGATAGTTGATTCGAGTCCCGCGTCAGAGAAGAGTATGGATTCTCCAGCAAGATCGACAGAATCAGAGGAGGACCAAACGAGATCAACGCCTTCTCCAGGCCACTTGAAGCAGCAGCACACTCCGGTGACGGAGTCCCAGGCCAAATTGCATCTTCCTCTTCCGGTATTCGAGCTAAAAGAAGGAACTAGGTCTTCATGGAAATTTGGCAAAGAAGCTCCTAGACTATCTCTTGATAGCAGAGCAACCTTCGACGCCAAAGGAAGCCTTAAACCAAAAGAAATCCGTACAAATGCTGCAATTTTAACTGTCAGTCCTTGCGAGAAGAATGGAGAACAAACAGATGATAGTGAGAGGCAACACCGATCGCCTAGTGTAATCGCAAGGCTGATGGGACTAGAGAAATTACCGGAATGGGAAAATGAACAGGCCAATAAACCTGAACTGCGGAGATCTGCTTCAGAGTCCAGAGCCTCCAGAGATCTTCTACAATATCGATTCATCGACGGCATCAATTTCCAGTTAAAGCAGTCGCAGCAGCAGAATACAAAGAGCAATGTTACTAGTGATGTAATCAGAGAAGGTGCTGTTAAAAGCCAAACAACGAATAGCAGAACAATAGATCCGAAGGAGTATAATGCCGTGAGAAACGCCAGAGTTGAACCGGCTAGGGCACCTCACAGAGGCATGGGACAAAGAAAAAACTTCTATGATTCGGCTGATTTCTTTCCTGAGTCTAAACATACTGTATCTATCTACGGTGAAATTGAGAAGAGGCTAAAAATGAGAGGAATCGATGAACCGTCAAAGGATCTTGAGACTCTCAAGCAAATCCTGGAGGCTCTGCAACTTAAAGGTCTTCTACACTCCAAGAAGCAATCAAACCAAAAAAATGAAACAAACATTGTGTATAACAGGAGTTTCCCAGACGATGAATCTCCAATCATAGTAATGAAGCCAGCAAAATCGATGCCTCCCTCTCATACGAGGAACCAGGCTAAAATAGGCAACGATTCGCCTCCTTCGAGTTTCAGAGCTAGGCCTGCTGTTCGCCGAGACTCGAACCTTTCCGGCGAAACATTGCAGGCAATGAGTCCCAGACGTGAGCGACCGGAGATTGAACGTAATATACGGATCCAAAACAAAGGTAGGAGTTCGAGTTCGCCTACTCGAAGTGAGAGCAGCGTGAAGAGTGCGAACAGGAGACCTTTGACGGTTGAAACGCAGAGGAGAGCAAGTAGTAATTCAATTGAGCAGAGAAGAGCATCTCCGATTCAATCTCCTAAATTTAGTTCGAGGAGAACCATACCAGATCAGACCACAAACCGATCGCCCAGAAACAAGAAACAAACGGTTGATATTTACCAAAAGGAGAATATGTTTATTACTGCGGAGGATGAATTATCCTCCATTACAGAGACTAGTATCAGCACGTATTCTCAGATTGATACAGAGGTAAGTCATAAATTAATTGAAGAGTTccttataaatttattgttgCATTCCAGTTCGAAGTTGATTCCGGTTATTTAGTTTATgagtttattattaatttgtggtaaaaattttattggcATTGTTACTACAGAGGTCGAAGGTGGAAGAATACAAGGAAGGTAGGAATCTGCTGGAGAGATGCGATAAGCTACTTCATAGCATAGCTGAAATGACAGCGACCGAGTTGCAACCGAGTCCAGTATCGGTGCTTGACTACAAGGAGG
The sequence above is a segment of the Manihot esculenta cultivar AM560-2 chromosome 5, M.esculenta_v8, whole genome shotgun sequence genome. Coding sequences within it:
- the LOC110614292 gene encoding protein LONGIFOLIA 1, whose product is MTEMVQEQNLEKQIGKQMGCMAGFLQIFDRHHILTGKRLYATKCLPPTKIVDSSPASEKSMDSPARSTESEEDQTRSTPSPGHLKQQHTPVTESQAKLHLPLPVFELKEGTRSSWKFGKEAPRLSLDSRATFDAKGSLKPKEIRTNAAILTVSPCEKNGEQTDDSERQHRSPSVIARLMGLEKLPEWENEQANKPELRRSASESRASRDLLQYRFIDGINFQLKQSQQQNTKSNVTSDVIREGAVKSQTTNSRTIDPKEYNAVRNARVEPARAPHRGMGQRKNFYDSADFFPESKHTVSIYGEIEKRLKMRGIDEPSKDLETLKQILEALQLKGLLHSKKQSNQKNETNIVYNRSFPDDESPIIVMKPAKSMPPSHTRNQAKIGNDSPPSSFRARPAVRRDSNLSGETLQAMSPRRERPEIERNIRIQNKGRSSSSPTRSESSVKSANRRPLTVETQRRASSNSIEQRRASPIQSPKFSSRRTIPDQTTNRSPRNKKQTVDIYQKENMFITAEDELSSITETSISTYSQIDTERSKVEEYKEGRNLLERCDKLLHSIAEMTATELQPSPVSVLDYKEESSPSPVMKRSLDFKDHLAELEDDIWSPAISPVQLKSEGNSDDSDFIYISDVIRASNYLPEDSDVFLLLEKQQYLKGKDTSEISRLQRKLIFDTIMEILSRKRRLPPWKTITCASSASGQTKLQEIWSEFQRIRERDASDDLLEMICGMLKKDLAGDSISGWGDCPIETSEAVLDIERLIFKDLIGETIRDLAAFTGKCNQTPWTRRKLVF